From the genome of Mastacembelus armatus chromosome 12, fMasArm1.2, whole genome shotgun sequence:
GTCTTCGGGTTCACCTCACCTGCCTGTCACAGAGGTCAGCAAGAAACCAAAGGATCCCCCGGCACAGAATTTACACATTTCAAGGTCTTTTTCGATGTAGTAAAATGTTGGAAATACAGCAAATGTGTCTTATTTTACGTTTAGAACATTAGTataacagtgacagaaaatatgTGCACGTCCAAATATTTAAGGGGTGGTTGAATGTGAGTGAGAAAACTGCTCCTGATTTTTCAACGTGTACTTATTGAATTCCTTTTGTGACCAAAACAATGGTAAGTGATCCACAGTCCGTACTCCCCACTGGCTTGTCTTTTCCTGATCAACGCTAATCCACGCAGGTCTGAATGAGAGGCTTGCTAACTGTTTCTGAGTTGGTGTGAAAGCGCATATCGTTATACGTTTCATTTGGCTCGACTTAACCCGCTATAAACCGATTCCCATTGTTTGGGGGAGGAATTTCTTTGTTTATAAAGACATCAACTGGGCTCCTAGCATGCTAGCATTAACTCCCCAGAAGAAAGGATAACTTGGGCTAACAATAGACAGCTAATGACAGAAACTGAACGGACAGATTGCCACATACCTCCGACCCAACCATGTAAAAGTCTCCATCTTGTTCTAACTGAAATTTAACTGGCTTCTGGCCAAACGTTTTACTTAAAGCCAATTGCATCTTTGCACAACCGCTAACAAGCTAACTAATTATTAGCCTACTCTTCTTCTGATGTGTTCAAGGACTACGATAAAAAAACAGGGAATCAGGGCGCCATCCATGACAATAGCGTTCAGGTCAACTTTCTGCATCTAAATAACATAAACCTGGAACATATAAGCCCAAGTGCAAAGCCctgtaacaacaaaacaaaactgactgaAAGCTACAAGAACCACTGTAGACTACCCGCTTTAGGTATATTCAGTTCGTGGCCTTTGTCATATGTGTAAGGGTTTTCCGAGCACCTTGAACGCTTCATTAACGTTCCTCTTCGGTCCTTTGaggtagagaaaaaaaatcttaaagtGATTTACCGCCCCCTATAGATTAAAGTTTATCTGATACCTCCTGCTCAATGAGGATTACTCAAACATTTTTGTGACAGTATATATAATGTGTCATAATGTTTTATCaggtcaaaacaaaacaaatgaattgtTTGAATATGATCATGATAGTGAAATATATGACCTACAAATATGTTGATTTAAGCTATAGCCCGCCATGTATGTCAAACCTCAATAAGGATGTATGAAAAGTAATTTATATCTCTAACAATTATATCCATTCCATTAAAATCTTCTTCTTTTAATCCAAAAATTTTGTCATAGGTAGAAAATGGCACAGGAACAAATCTCTTCCTGAATGAGACTATGCTACAACTGAACCAACAGAATGAGGCCGTATATTACACTctgggtctgaatacttatgatcatgtgatatttcagtttttcttttttaataaatttgcaaaaatttctacatttctgtttttttctgtcaagatggggtgctgagtgtacattaatgagaaataaaatgaacttttttgattttggcaagtggctgcaatgacacaaagagtgaaaaattttaaggagtctgaatactttccgtacccactgtatactctTATAGTAAACATTACACTTCTATGGAATTGTTGCCACTTATTTTTCCTACATGCAAACGCTCAGAGCCTTTCAAAGAACTTTGACTGTATTACTGTTGGTCTGTCAAACATTCAGTGCACATTCTCTGTACCACTCAAACATGGTCACACCAAAGCATTGATCATATAGGCTAGCATTGTAAGTTTTGATTGTGTTCATAGTCTTATGGAACCCAGAGTAGTGGGCAGGGTTTCCTTATGGATTTCAGTGAGCATGTCCTTTATATACAGAAACTGCCTTAAAAATCAATAGTATGTATATCTATCTTTATTTAGACTCACTGTGGGTTGTAAAGCTCTTAACATAAATTTCCATTTCCATCCACCCAACAATTTCCCAGATCCTAGCTTTTATAGCTAAAGTTAGTAAATATGgttaaatttaacaaaaatgacATTGAAGAGGGAAGTGTACTAAGAAAGCTTAAGGCTCACGTTATTGCTTCTAATTGACATGATGTTTGTAAACTTACATCTAATAGTGTATTTTCAGATGATACAAGTATTGTTCTTTATTAATTACATCCAATTAAcaactttcattttcatcttgaatagttaaaatactttaatttaaattaatgcTCACTTtataagaaaacctttaaacCTTTTATTTGGACCTGATTTTGGGAGAATGAatctataaaatgtatttatctatgTATGTATCTATGTATTGTTGTCTATTGTAAAtagtactgtactgtaggtCATGTATGCAACATATGTTGCTGTTATATATAAGAAATATGTATGCAttaatattttatcaaaatATCAACCAACTGTGCAGAGATATATATTATACCATGTTATTTGTATGAATTGAAAAGACGTCCCTGGTTTCATGCAGTACAACTGGTCAAAAGAGATAAAACTAAAGCATCATTTGccacacacatttattcttaaaaaagtgaaagaaaaactgcactcatcatctgaagaaaaaaaatgtttttgataatattttactgctgtcatttttcctttttaatatgACAGTTGTtatatatcaatattttttcagAGATGAAGACAAACATCACCCAAGCTCAAAAGTTCACTGTCCAAAGTTCCATCTGAAGCTTGTTGTTCTGTCAAATAGTCTTAGAGCAATAATCTGGCATCAAGAAGAGTTTCTCAGGATGATCTAAGCCCATATACAAGGACAACAGATGGTTTTCTCCAAACCAGTTCTGGTTGTTAGGCCTTCTTCATCCAAAACTAAACCAACATGTCAAAAACAAAGACCATGTTCATTCCCTTCACCTGAGGGAATGTCCTTGAAAATGACCTGCCAATCAGGGATGATCTGGGACCATATTTAACCTCCAAGGCGCTGTCCCTCTCCCCAGGCAAACCCTCCTGGGCGCTCCTCAGGTAGGGGGTTGTAGTTGGCATCTTCCTCTGGAGTGTCAAACAGCATTTTTCTGTggcagaggaggatgatgaaTTCAAAATGCAAGcagtacaaacacagacatttgaTTTTAGATATATCTGATATGAAATTTAGTGAACCATTCATGCTCTCAACGGGATATTCTCATATTTTTGCCCAATAAAAGTAAGGCtttaaaaattcattcattcattcatacacTTTCAGAGACTCACATGATAGATGGAGTCTTGAGCCACCTTCCACCACCTGGCTGGTTGGGGAAAACATCCTCCAGGAAAAAGTAGACATGACCAACAGCAATacctagtttaaaaaaaaaaaaaaaaaaaaaaaaacacactacaaTGTCAGTCACCCAAGTACCATGTGGCTACTAGCATATGACCGTGATAATAACTGTTGGGTATGGGTACCTAAGAGATCAACGATGATAGAGTTGCCCAGCAGAAGTGAGAATCCCATCAGTACCCATGGCAGGAAAGGTGCCTGGAAATTTAGGAGACCAAAGAAATTCATGCGAACATTTGGGTTTCGGCGACTCCACACATATACCAGCATGATAGTGAAAGCTTGGCCCAGGAACACCAGACTCACAAAAGTGCCAAATATCTGAAACCATGTTAAAGAACTTGGCAAACAATTGAACTGTGCTGACATTTCTTACCAGGATCTTACTAGTCATTGTGAAAACTAAACCATACTGCGTGTCCAACCTAGATCTGTAAGTATGTTCAAAGAACTCTGTGACCTGTTAAATGTCAAGTACTCGGACTGCACAAATGACATCACTAACAGCAGTGTAGGTATTAAAAATGGGTGATGGGTCTCCTGTTCTAGTGTCACATGGAGATTCTCAGATATATGTCAGTTTTCTGTGGAAGTGGTCTGTCCGGAGTAAACAAACTCAGAACTCAGAACAAACTAAATTCAATGAGCTTCCACTGTGCTGGTGAAATTTCAGAAATTTCAGATACCACTATGGGTAGGCGTGAACATTTTCACTTAATGGCCCTTTAAATCAGAGGTGGCCAACCCATgctcctcaagggccactgcactgcttattttccaactatccctcccctacccactgctgattacatggGTCAGGTGTCCAGTAAATCAGAatcaattcactttgtcttccttGACTCTACCCTAATCTGCAATGGTATCTTGCactttctgactgactgaatatAGTTGACCTAGgaaatcagcagtgagtagggtAGAAAACAAGCACAGCAGTAGACCAGAATTGGACAGCCCTGCCTGCTTTAAATTGATTTGAGAATTTCAGAGGGAAAATTTCATCTCAGTGAACCACTATGAAGACCTAAAAGACAATAATACAACAACCCCAGCTACAGTCTTTAACCAAAATACAGGCAAGTGGCAGATCTGTTTTAATTTTCCAGAGGAAACTATATGTGGAATTTGGCAAGTGGAATTTCGAGAATTTCACGAACAGCTGACATACTGTTTTCATCTGTCATATACCATTTAAACCACAGCTACACATCACTAGTTAAAATAGTACACCAGTAGGCCTACAGGACTGAGAAGCAACAAGTTGTTTACAAGCCAGATGAGTACATAAGCTTGATAAGTACATGC
Proteins encoded in this window:
- the derl2 gene encoding derlin-2, with protein sequence MAYQTLQQEYLQIPVVTRAYTTACVLTTAAVQLEIITPFQLYFNPDLILRNYQVWRLITNFLFFGPVGFNFLFNMIFLYRYCRMLEEGSFRGRTADFVFMFLFGGLLMTIFGTFVSLVFLGQAFTIMLVYVWSRRNPNVRMNFFGLLNFQAPFLPWVLMGFSLLLGNSIIVDLLGIAVGHVYFFLEDVFPNQPGGGRWLKTPSIIKMLFDTPEEDANYNPLPEERPGGFAWGEGQRLGG